One Brassica napus cultivar Da-Ae chromosome C4, Da-Ae, whole genome shotgun sequence genomic region harbors:
- the LOC106420668 gene encoding uncharacterized protein LOC106420668 isoform X1, giving the protein MPNPYTLHADLKVDCCSITAEVRLQKIPEEARELEKQLRQTLRRYRVELTISDETEEAVFVAFDSEMIKLTNVRSSEVGQVMQGGGDGPKDNMHGVSSLSSASANLGNNNAKETPRLTDSALGNLPEVDGFISQNPKLKLSMLLRRSVRNR; this is encoded by the exons ATGCCGAATCCTTACACTCTTCATGCCGATTTGAAGGTTGATTGCTGCTCCATCACCGCCGAGGTCCGCCTTCAGAAG ATCCCTGAGGAAGCTAGAGAGCTTGAAAAACAACTCAGGCAGACTTTGAGAAG GTACCGTGTTGAGTTGACCATTTCAGATGAAACCGAAGAGGCTGTCTTCGTAGCTTTTGATTCCGAGATGATCAAGCTGACTAACGTCCGCTCTTCTGAAGTTGGGCAGGTCATG CAGGGAGGAGGTGATGGGCCCAAAGACAATATGCATGGAGTCAGCTCACTTTCCTCAGCTTCTGCAAATCTAGGTAACAACAATGCGAAGGAGACACCGAGACTTACAGACTCTGCACTGGGGAACCTCCCTGAAGTGGATGGCTTCATATCCCAGAATCCAAAGCTCAAATTGAGCATGCTTCTAAGAAGGTCCGTACGGAATAGATGA
- the LOC106420668 gene encoding uncharacterized protein LOC106420668 isoform X2: MPNPYTLHADLKVDCCSITAEVRLQKIPEEARELEKQLRQTLRRYRVELTISDETEEAVFVAFDSEMIKLTNVRSSEVGQVMGGGDGPKDNMHGVSSLSSASANLGNNNAKETPRLTDSALGNLPEVDGFISQNPKLKLSMLLRRSVRNR, encoded by the exons ATGCCGAATCCTTACACTCTTCATGCCGATTTGAAGGTTGATTGCTGCTCCATCACCGCCGAGGTCCGCCTTCAGAAG ATCCCTGAGGAAGCTAGAGAGCTTGAAAAACAACTCAGGCAGACTTTGAGAAG GTACCGTGTTGAGTTGACCATTTCAGATGAAACCGAAGAGGCTGTCTTCGTAGCTTTTGATTCCGAGATGATCAAGCTGACTAACGTCCGCTCTTCTGAAGTTGGGCAGGTCATG GGAGGAGGTGATGGGCCCAAAGACAATATGCATGGAGTCAGCTCACTTTCCTCAGCTTCTGCAAATCTAGGTAACAACAATGCGAAGGAGACACCGAGACTTACAGACTCTGCACTGGGGAACCTCCCTGAAGTGGATGGCTTCATATCCCAGAATCCAAAGCTCAAATTGAGCATGCTTCTAAGAAGGTCCGTACGGAATAGATGA
- the LOC106420668 gene encoding uncharacterized protein LOC106420668 isoform X4 — protein sequence MPNPYTLHADLKVDCCSITAEVRLQKIPEEARELEKQLRQTLRRYRVELTISDETEEAVFVAFDSEMIKLTNVRSSEVGQVMGGGFS from the exons ATGCCGAATCCTTACACTCTTCATGCCGATTTGAAGGTTGATTGCTGCTCCATCACCGCCGAGGTCCGCCTTCAGAAG ATCCCTGAGGAAGCTAGAGAGCTTGAAAAACAACTCAGGCAGACTTTGAGAAG GTACCGTGTTGAGTTGACCATTTCAGATGAAACCGAAGAGGCTGTCTTCGTAGCTTTTGATTCCGAGATGATCAAGCTGACTAACGTCCGCTCTTCTGAAGTTGGGCAGGTCATG GGTGGAGGTTTTTCTTAG
- the LOC106420668 gene encoding uncharacterized protein LOC106420668 isoform X5 — MPNPYTLHADLKVDCCSITAEVRLQKIPEEARELEKQLRQTLRRYRVELTISDETEEAVFVAFDSEMIKLTNVRSSEVGQGGGFS, encoded by the exons ATGCCGAATCCTTACACTCTTCATGCCGATTTGAAGGTTGATTGCTGCTCCATCACCGCCGAGGTCCGCCTTCAGAAG ATCCCTGAGGAAGCTAGAGAGCTTGAAAAACAACTCAGGCAGACTTTGAGAAG GTACCGTGTTGAGTTGACCATTTCAGATGAAACCGAAGAGGCTGTCTTCGTAGCTTTTGATTCCGAGATGATCAAGCTGACTAACGTCCGCTCTTCTGAAGTTGGGCAG GGTGGAGGTTTTTCTTAG
- the LOC106420668 gene encoding uncharacterized protein LOC106420668 isoform X3 — protein sequence MPNPYTLHADLKVDCCSITAEVRLQKIPEEARELEKQLRQTLRRYRVELTISDETEEAVFVAFDSEMIKLTNVRSSEVGQGGGDGPKDNMHGVSSLSSASANLGNNNAKETPRLTDSALGNLPEVDGFISQNPKLKLSMLLRRSVRNR from the exons ATGCCGAATCCTTACACTCTTCATGCCGATTTGAAGGTTGATTGCTGCTCCATCACCGCCGAGGTCCGCCTTCAGAAG ATCCCTGAGGAAGCTAGAGAGCTTGAAAAACAACTCAGGCAGACTTTGAGAAG GTACCGTGTTGAGTTGACCATTTCAGATGAAACCGAAGAGGCTGTCTTCGTAGCTTTTGATTCCGAGATGATCAAGCTGACTAACGTCCGCTCTTCTGAAGTTGGGCAG GGAGGAGGTGATGGGCCCAAAGACAATATGCATGGAGTCAGCTCACTTTCCTCAGCTTCTGCAAATCTAGGTAACAACAATGCGAAGGAGACACCGAGACTTACAGACTCTGCACTGGGGAACCTCCCTGAAGTGGATGGCTTCATATCCCAGAATCCAAAGCTCAAATTGAGCATGCTTCTAAGAAGGTCCGTACGGAATAGATGA